AACATTCTAGGAGCAGTCCTGCGTTTTCCTGAATGGTGTGATTACATTTGACCCATAGTTAAAACTCCCCTTGTCACCATGTAAGACTACtgtaaaattgacttttaaaaATCTCACAGATATCGCATCCATTGAAAAACGAGCCTAAACAGCGCTGTAAATGTTAATAAAATCATTTTACTACTTGATTGAAAAGCTAAAAAGTGACGTTTTGCTAAATGTTTAGCCTGACAGctcaatcaatcaatcaactAGTCAATCAAGCTGGCTTTTCTTAGTTTGTGGAGCTCGGCGCCATGATTAGCTCAAACTACACTACATGGACGCAGAAGTTTGCAGGATCGCTTTCAGTAAGAGGGCATTTCTCTTCGCCCTCTGCAAATCGCGAGCGTAACCATCCCGCCAGGCCTCCGCACACAGGAGCCAATGCATAAATCATCTGCTTAGACCTTTAGTAAAAGTATACATGAAAGCAGACACCAAATGCTTCCTTAATCGATGCTTTCCGATTCCCGAGTTTCAGAGGAAGGATCTGTCTCGGTTGTGCTATTTATATCCTGAGGTGATTCCTTGATGTTTTTGATTTTACACTGACTATATGAAATTCGTCGATCTGCTATTTTCGGGTAAAATCACTATTTTTCTTGCACAGAAAGAACCCCGATGCGGGCAAATATTCACGAATAAGAATTAATCAgctcaaaaattattttaaatcatcATAAGAGACAAGGTCGAATCTACCTTTTCTTTACTGGGTTCTAACGCCATCAAAATAAGCACCAACTGACTCTGATTTTCGCTAGTAAATTAAGCCAGGAATTGATAGATAAATATATTTCCAGAATGGATCGTTGAACGTAATCAAAACGATtactaaattatatttttttcctgAGCCTGGGAAGGCACTGAACTGAATTAATTCTATTCGCACCAGCAAACAAGCTGCTCCGACATTTATGCGCTCGAGCAATAAACGCTGTGGTTTATAAAAATGTCACAATTCTCTAAATTTCGATCATTTTGCTTTTAACATCAAGAACGAAGTTAAACTGCAGTGAACACTGTCTCTGTCCTATATCCCTTCAGTCCCCGGCCAGCCAAGACCAACATCAAGGCCCAAAACTTCAAGACCTGCTTCGGGTCGCTGTTCCACCGTTATGTTTGCCAATTGTTTCGATTGTGTAACTTCAACACTATTGATCTGACATATCTAAAAGTTTAATTTCTGATACAATCGTCTTCATTTTTATGGCTGTGATTAACCATTCTTTTACCGTGCCGCTTTTTCAGATACTAAAAAAAATAAACCAAAGGCGTTAGATAAAATGCTCTATAAGATTGAAAATTACACTCACTGCTTTCAGATTTCATAGgtgtttttaaaaatcagtagCCTGCTGCAGATTTACAAAAAAAGTTGTAGTTTTTTGTTGACCGATTGTACTGTTTCTTGCTTGCGTTACAAGTTTTATAATTTCTTACCAGAAGACGGTCTGTCTGAATATCTAGTGCAATAAACCCAGGCAGGCCACATTAGAGTCGCTGATGTTGCTGTTTTGATTCCATCACTGTTGGATATAGGTTCTGCATTAGCCCCCATAAGCATAAGCGCCGAGCCAGTGTTTTCTGCATACTTTGTCGAATTAGTTCCATTGCCTTCGTTTTGCTTTGGTTGGGATTGCTTGGACGGCTGCGAGGAGCTGTCACTACAATCTGAATCCGCACTTAGACTCGATGCATTTGACGGCCTTGTGAGGGGATTGACGTTCTCTCTCCCGGACGTCTGCGCCCGATCTCTCTCCTTCTTGCACCCAAAGTCCGGCCTCAGGatattatcaataaaaaagttAGTGTTTCTGTGCGGCTGCGGTGCCGCTGGATGGGGCTGTATTTGGGGCGATTGGAAGGGCGGAGAGATCGAAACGCGATCCGCCTCGCTCGATTCCCTGCTCTCCACACGAATGTTTTGATCCTTTTGCTCTTCCATATTTCGAGCTGTCAGTTTCACCGGCTTGATCCTTGCGCCACTTGATCGGCGACGTATCCAACACGACGAAAGCCAAACACCTTCTCCGCTTGCCTTTTGGCAGTCTGCTTCCCCCCACTCACTTTCTGAACGACAGCTGCTCTATGTACTTGGCATGGTGGGTGTCTCGGTGCTTTCACCTCCACTTTTCATACTTACTGTGCCATGCAAAGCTGGCACTGCATTGATCTTTGTTTGGAGTCCGTGGCGATTCTCTGACAGTGCGAGCTTTGCAAACTCCTAAATCGCAGCCTCTCTCGGACACTTTTTCCAGCGACCGGAAGCACGTGAATGGCAGGCACGTGCGTTCCGCCAATCAGCGGCCTCGGCGTCAGGCCCCCGGGGTGGACTCCCAGTGACAGCGGCCGGGCTGGCCAATCGCAGGCGCAGCTTTCCCAAATAAATAAAAACCCCAGATGAAACGTAATAAGGGGGTTCACCGCTGGGTCTTGCAGATCCACTTCCCAGGATCTTTGCAATAAGCAAacgtgaaaaaaaaaatcatacgaAAATGAACACTCCAATTTTAGCTAAACTTCTGAGAAATCCCTCATGATCAGTTATTGCATTTTGAAACAAAGTTTCTCACGAAACTgtttagcaaaaaaaaagcttgatACTCTCGTAGGTTTCAATAACTGGAATTTGGTCAGTATATTAACTTGTGTTGCAGAACAGAAGCAGCATTCTTTTTTTGTTTATAAAACAGTGAGTACAACATTTGCTGTGAGCTTCATCGCGGAAGAACTGCCAGATTTAATTCACGAATTCAATGTAATTCAAGTTTCAGACCGTACTTCCGTTAATGATGTGACGACAGTCGTGTTTTAAAACGATACTATATAGATCTGCGTGTCTATATGTTTACCAATGTAGTTGCGTCGTTCAAGGTAAAACTAATTGAATTTTGCTTTCACAGATGATGAAACTTTCCACCTCACCGTCATAAATTCGGCCCTCCAGTTTTCGTATCGGTGAAGGTGTCAGTGCACACAGCTGTGTTAGTAGCTTAAGTCAAATAGGATTCTGTTAAGTTTTCGATGATGCTTACCTGTAAACAAGTGGAGTGTCCCTCTTCGAAAAACTGTCATAGAATTGTGAGAAATAATGTGCCTTCGACTTATTGGAAAATGTATCTTGCCTCTTTTATGCATGCCGAAGTGAAAATAGCAAACTCACACACGATAGCTGTGAAACAAGACACGGTAGAATCCACGAAAAAGGATACCATTTTATGGTGCCAGGGGAGAGGTCCAGAACAAATTAATATTTCTAACTTGCAGTTATGGCGCAGTTCTACAGATTTTTTGACAGAATATATTATTAATGGGTACAATCCGTTTTTCCAACAATATATACTGTCTTTATGTAGAGGTTTTAGGTTCACTTAAACCTGTACAGAACTTAACTCTGATAATATAAAAGTAAGCAAGACTCTTCAATCAAACAATGACCATTCATAAATACTAAATACGTGTTTGTTTGGGATCGACGAAATAACTATACCTAAACAATGATCCAATACTTTCTCCCCGCCTTACTACAACAATCTCGGCGCCAGTGTAATGCCGGGTAGTTTAAAATGCGTATAAATAAGTTAGGAAAGAGTGatccaaatttaaaagaaaacgtTTTTGCCATTGAACATGCCAGCAATTATCTACCATTAACGTTGTGCAAGTTTTATGACATTAAGATTGATAACAGTATCTAAATGACAGCCTGTATACCCGATTGTAATGGACACTAGTTCCAAAAGTCAGAAAAGATGTATTCTTTCATTTAAGTTTTtttcatgaaataaaaatatgcgGGTTCACATTGCAATATCAAATTTTCACAAAACTATAACCTAAATCGTTTGAACATTCAGAATCAAATAATTATGGAACAATGATAAATTAAGCAAACCGTGCCGCAGGTATTCTTTCGTTTGAATAAATCTGTGTGTGTTACTTACAAGACCCAAGAAGTTTAAAGAAAAAATCCCCAATGGCAGTCAATCTAAACAAAAAGAACATTTAGAAAAAGGTGAAAGGCAAAATATTCAATACTGCCGCTTCAAAGTTTCCTTTTTTGAAGAAGTTAGAGTACAAAACAACCGCTATTCTTTTAAAAAGTAGGAAATAAGGAAACCGTTGTTTCGAAGTAGGCGAACAATAAGCAGCAATTAAATATGGTGCCGTTTTCACAAAAAAACAAGCTTCCTTTGGAACCAAAGGTTTATTTATATTTAAGTTAGCAAAATTGAAATCTTTATCCCAAAAGCGAGCCTGGGTACTTAATTAAATTCTAATTACGACACTATCAATATCCCATTTAGCCACGTAGCTATTGTTGGATTCAGCCCTTTTCATGCAGTAAATGGAGTATCGGTGGCTTATCTCGACTGCAAGAGACGCCTTGAGAAGCGCTGCAAAAGATAATTTATAGGTTTTAATTACTCTTCATTCCGCCTGATCAGCTTGGCGTTCATCACATGTGAGTGAATAAAATCTGGTCAAAAGCACTGTCAGTATTCCCTGGCAAGACGCTTAATCAAAGTAAGCAGGGCGATATTACACGCTGAGAGATCCTAAACGTAATTTAGAAGCTGCTGATAAAGCTGGTTGAATAATGCCCCAGCCTTTTGAGACACCATTTACAGAAATGACTTTATTGACGGCTTAACGTCGGTAATTCATTTTACCTTTCATGTATTGGAGCTTTGATTTGTTACAGTAATGGGATGATAAATGCACTGGTGGCGTATAGCTTTTATTATTGAATATAATGCACACACCCATTGCAAATCCTATATATACATCCTCGAGCTAAGGAAACTACAAAACGAGCCGAGGAAATTTATACACAGAGGCGCCTAAGAAGGAAAACGTTTTAGTTGTGTATCATAACATAAAGACTCAGAGATTTGTCAGGTGATTTACTCCTAaatatgaaaaatacaaaatgtaaatTATAGGTTCCAAGTGAGTGTGTTCAACTGTCTGCGTGATAAAGTAGAACATACTTTGTAATAAAAACTATAGATTATGCAAGACACGTAAAGTAAATCACTATTAAAACCAGTAATTCTAAAATAGTGCAAacaatttcatcaattttctgaTTTGCCTCCTCGCCAGTGCTTTCTTCTTATTAACCAGTCTGTTATGACACCGAAATATATAACTTCTCTGTCCAACATATCTAAAGGTCGTGATCAAATCACTTTCGGCTACTCCTTGAAGGACGTAAATGAGTTGTTCCCATACAATGGATTTCATCGCTCCTACAGCGAATCGGTGACCAGGGGTTTTGTTTGAATTGAATACGAATAGATTTCTTCCACAAATGCACCATTCTAATTAGGAGCTGTAAGGTCAAGCTGTACACATTCTATGTCCCTAACGCTAGACATCGGAAATGTGTGGGGCAGCAAGTCATTACCTGCCGATCCTTTCATTGTACTAATTCAACTCGGATCAAATGATTTGGTACCAATTTGTAAAGGAACCTTGCAGACCCCATTAGTTTAAGAAAGTGTAATAACGTGTTCATGCAATCTAATTACATAGCACGTTTGAGAAAATAGAATTGCATTTTCTGAACAATCTTGATGCGATTAGATGCAGCATTGCAATTACTTATTCAGATGTTGCAATATATTTGCACATATTAAATATATTAGGAATACAGTAATCAAGTCGCCATTTTTGCTTTCGGGCTTGCAAATAAATACCTTTGTAGATGACatcgattttaaaaaaagagtttgcaaatatttaaaaatcatatGGAATGATTTTGacaaaatgatttaaatttcAGCCCAGAGAGAGCGCCCAAGCCTTCATTTAGTCTGGAAACAAGGACTCTGACGGTAAATGTGTTTTGAACTACTGCCATAAGCCGAAGCCGGACAGCTTTCAACGGAGGGTCCACTCTGATCGGTTTGGAAATGCGAATGTCACGTGCCACGGTTTGTGACTGTGTTCCTTGTGGTCTCTGGCTTCACTTCTGAATAAAATCTGTAGCTAACGAATCATTTAACGCTCAACTGCATCTCCAAGCACACAGTAGACGGGGTCTTAAGCTCCGGGAAACCAGTACTTTGAGAGTTCAGATATAAGCTTACGCACGCACCACGTTTTCAGTGAATAATACACTTAAAGGAAGATGCGACGGTTAAGGCGACACGTTTTTAAGGTTATTGAGTAATACTATGGCTTTagacctgttttttttaatctcacgTGTCTTTTTCAAGTTTGAATATCCGCCGCACCATGGTGTTGATGCATGAACGTCAAAGGAAAATAAGCGTGCAGTGAAGtccacaaaataaatgaattactTCACCAAAAAAGCGCCAAATAACACGAAGCGTTTGTATTCGCGTAACCCCCATCAATCCGTGGATCAACTGCATGTCCATCTACAATGCTCAGATTGCCAGAATCGCTTTGTTTTGATGATGCTTTATGTTCTTATTGAATTCATGCCAAATGTTTGCCGGCCTTCTGAAATCGTCCATAAATACGTCAATTACTTGGAAAACAGTTCTGTTATGATAATGATTATTCATTGAATTATTGTTTTTGAACTGAACAATGAGTAAAAGATTTGCCTCTTTGGTTTGCTAGTTCTAACTGTGTCCTGCCTCACACACTTCAGAAGGTTTGGAATTGTTTCGTTATCGCAGCGGTAACCAAAATCAGCACCAGGCAAGCCAAAAGGTAAATGAACGGCAGTAACATTTATTATTTACAGCCCATACTACTAAAACGATTTTTCGTACAAATTATTTGACTTCCTTTCAATGCTAAAAAGCATCTAAAAAGTTTTACAAACTGGTGCAAATGTGTGCTAGAAAACAAAAAGTCCTTCGGTGTTGAATGAAATATCTGCGTCGGAGCAGACTTTTTCATGATGTAATTCTGCTGCGGCCCAGTGGTAGCTCAAGGAATTAATCATCCCAGTTATCGGTACATGAAAAAAAAATCGTAAATAGCTGCAGGCCACCATTCTCACTTTCCCTTGATTCAACAAACAATGCACAAGGCCTATATGTATTGGAAATCATGGATGGGGATTGCGTTTCTGAGGTAAGTGATCAAGCGAAATAACCAACTCGGGGTTAACGAGGAACAAAAAAAGTCAGACggtagatccaatttgccatgtACGATAATTTACAATCGGAAAGCATTTCCTTCCATCTTTTCAAACTTTGATGTTTAATAACAGGGCATTTTATCAAAACATCTTCCCTGTGTATTTAGCGAGGCACGCGGAATTCCGAACGTAGACTTTAAAATGGCATTCTTTACCTTACTTTACCTCACCTGAGGCAAATTGTGACATTGCATTTCCTTCACTATAAACTGACAGATTTATTCGAATGAAATAGAAATATCGCAGGGAACCTCGGAAGCGTTTCTGAATttacaaagttttttttcttgagaAGGGCAGTAACAATGATACCATTGTAGGTGCTTTGTATGATTTCGTTAAATGTTgactttatatatttttttattttagttgaaGAAACCAGCCACTTAAGTTTGGTGTCGATTAATAATGATATAAGTAAAATACAAGTGGTGCCTTACTTTCCCTAACAATTTCCCACTACATGCCAACCAGGATACCGCGATAAAGTGTTTATTTTTGATTTAGGTGAAGCAAGTCTTCTCACCTACTCGTGCGGCTCGAAGACCGGAAGCGCCACCTAGCGCACTTGATGTGGTCTGTGTTAAGCCGATCTCCccaaacaatttaaaattattatttgacAGAGTATAAGAAAGGACTTAAAATATGTAACATAATTTTGGCAGTGTGAAGCAATGATCCATTCAAATGCTTACACTATTAGGTTATTTGCACGTGAGTTGAATAGATTATTGCAATCTTGCGGTTATAAATTTGCTCTTAGTATGCATTCCACTTTAAATATGGACGTGTTCGGGCAGAATCTAGCTCCATATTTATGGCTTACTATATATGATATCCAAACAATTCAACCATTCCGCCAAGAACAAAAGGTCATATTGatttaattacaaattaaatcaaatcaCCTTTTAACGCTATTACAATTAGATATTTCACCATTGTTTATTTAGCAACGAGGTAAAAGTCAATGCTGCTTTGAGATAAAGTACTGTAAAAGTCTCATATCGCTGATGTGAATATCTGGAGCTTTCGCTGTAAAAAGGGAAGGCAATTCTCAGCAGAACAAATCCTGCTGTATCAACAGTGCTACCATTGTTCTTTGAGAGTTTTGCGAATAGTGCTTGAGCTCCTCTGAACTTTCGAACGTCGCTGAGGCAAcaaattctttaaaataattaaaagttgcAAAAAACGTGCATCATTTTTGGTAAAATGGGGCTTATTTCATCTACATTTGccaacaaataaaataatatcaGTTTCATGGTGGGTTATAAACAGgcaattttttgtttaattgcagTTCATGGTCAATTGTATTGATTTGAAATAATTTAATAGTTCTTGCGCGTATGGAGTTTTATTGCAAAAGACTTAAAATATATACACGATTTCCAATACTCGTACTAATGCAATGTGGTGAATTCGTTTTAACTAGTATATATCATAGTCAACAAATATATTTCTCTCATTAAAACATTCTAGAGGATTAAATTAATGACATATCTAGCACCAGAGCTCAATGTTTATTTCTTTAATTGTAGAGTAGCGGCAACAAGCAATTGCGATCAGATATTTAAACCCCATTCTTATGGGGAAAATGTATATACATTTTGCAATCAAATAAACGGTGCTATCAAATCGTTGAGTAAATATGTTTAATCTGCGGTAATATACATTAATCAGCAACTATTATGGATGGGGCAAGTTATTGTGTAGTACCAGCAGTAAAACCTAAGGGGGCGCGCAATATGCTCGAAAGGATGCATATCGTGATGAGACAGCCTGCTGCCTGTGGTGACCGAACTAATCAACACTCACAATAGAACTTCCTTTTCTCATTTTCACAACTTtcaatttgttctaattgtagtTACACGAATTAAGCAAGTAACAATACTCTTCTTTTGATGTAATTATTTCTTAACACTATAATCTTCAAATATGAGAACTCAGCGATAATTTGATTGTTTCGTACCATTCCAATTTCTACAATGTTGCATCCTTTTAATGTCGATTCGTGATGTCTTAACTATTTGCATGCGCGTCCATttgatgcatttttgttttgcagattaaTTATTTAAACTTAGTAATTGTTTAAGGGAATTGAACAGAATGACTGATTTTGTATGTGAATGCTCTGGAGGTCGGGACAATATTTGAACAGGAGACTTAAATCAAGGTTTCTCGAAGATTGACCCTTAAAAAGTAAGctccattcatttttttttgctgtagatTTTGCAATCTGTTCCTCATACTTCCTCCcgttcaaccccattcccctcacctcccctcttccctcaccaccaccaataGCTAACTTATCATTGCCACATGGTATTAGCTTCGTAGTTTACAGAAACGTTATACATGGCTCTGTCAGTGTTGGGTGGCGTGTCTGGTTTTCTTATGCAGTCTAACAACTTCATTTAAAGGCAAAACAACACTGTATTAGTTTATATTCTACGTGAAAAAGATCCACAGTAGAACTGTCCTCCAATGCTTTAGAACACTGAAATGATAAGGCGCAAGTGTGAAGTGTGAATCATTAAGTGATTCATTCACGGACTGAATTCCGAAGTGTCTGGGTCGAAGGTTTGCAGGAAATGTGCAAAGTAGAAAAGGGTTTCCTCCGTATGATACTGATAAATTAGGTCATTCTTTTCTGGCTGTAAAAGTATGCCATGGGCAGCttgatctggattttttttttaaaaatcgctgttttatattattatttttattgtttgaagGAGCTGGCTGAAGTATTCATTTCTGCGCAACGTAGACAGTGCTGGCGCCAGAACATCGATTCACCAAAGGCAATCGTTCAGAATGCTATCTGCAGATTTAGGGTATTTTATGCACGGTGAACCGCTACAAGTTTCGAATGAGTTATGATGCTTTCGGCGCAATCACTACATTGAAACTGGAAGCCGCGCCTTGTTTATCAAATTAATATTTACCATGGTCAAGGTGCAGATAATCTAGAtttacaacattttgtttttcccCAGATACTGTAAATATATAATTACACCCAATCTGCCATTTTATTGTTCCAGAGACATGTATGATGGTTCTCGTTTTCAGTTAACACGGATAGGTTCTTTCACAGATTGCAGAATCCCCGACCAACATATCAAATATAAACACCTTTAATTTAATCTGCTTGTATCAACTCATTCAACATTGCCAGAATATCAGTAACTACCGAAATCTTTGGGATTTAGGAAACGTTTATGGGTGGCCGTGAGTTGGTGTCGGGTTACTTCCAGAATGATTCGGTTCTGCAGTTTTTGCCGAAGTTGCAGTACATCACCTCACGGGAATGGAGCAACATTTCTGACGAGGATTAGTTTCTAGAATGCGCGCAAATCCGTCCAACTCAAAAGTGCAGCAAATTATCTGATTTATTGCGAGTAGAATTATACGCAATAACTCCACGCTGGATATAGTTCCCCATTGACAAAATAGTGTTAACCATATGTGCCGCCCACAAGTGCCTCCCTGGATTAGACTAGTCATCTAATAAGTATGGTGTCATTTTGAAGTTATGGCACTACTTACTAATGAAGATTATCGAGATCATTTTGTAGTCACTTCTGTTAgcatcttttcaaaaatatagCTGGCTTTGCAATTCCCAGAATAACATCTGTATTCTGTCTCCAGCTTCTTCACCAATCCTATGATTTTAGTCAACAATCCCCTCGAAATATGGTTCATATTTTAAAACTCTTCTGATCTTTATAGGGTGAcattcctcttttggaaaaaaaaatgaaatcatacACATTTTTATAAAGTGTAATTAATGGTTGAATTAACTGTTGCAATAGCAAGAGCAGACAATTTGAAAAAGACCAATTTCTAGGAATATAATTTGCTGATCGCTTAATTATAGTTTCTACCCACCCGTGTGTCAACAGCACTGCCTTCTCCTCCAATGCCTCTGGTGCCCACAAGAGTCTTTTCTTGGATGCTTCATTTCCTTATCTACCTGATgacccttaacatccagaaatatgGCACCACTTTCTACACAGATAATGACGGCACCCAGTTCTCTCTCCAGCTAACACTTCTCTTGACCCCTCCATATTTTAATTGACTTTCAGATCTGGGTGAGCAGAACTTTCCCCAAATTAAATAttgcggggagggtgggggtggggggggggggtggggaaagcaATACATCATCATTATTACAAACTCTGTCTCTAGCCACTGAGTCTTACTCCATCCCTTGCATCTGTCTGAAGTTGAATTAGATTGTACTCAATCTTGGTGGAACCTATCCAATTTATCACGAAAACCACTTGTTTCCATGTCTGTGACATCCTTGCATTAGCTCACCTGCTGCCTGTGTTACCTGGAGACTTAACCTATCCAATGGACTCCCAGCCAAATTTTTTATAACTTACTGTCCATAAACCTAAACTCCATCAAACTAACATTCATAGCTTGCTCCAAAACCCATTCATGCATCATT
The window above is part of the Pristis pectinata isolate sPriPec2 chromosome 1, sPriPec2.1.pri, whole genome shotgun sequence genome. Proteins encoded here:
- the en1a gene encoding homeobox protein engrailed-1a, which gives rise to MEEQKDQNIRVESRESSEADRVSISPPFQSPQIQPHPAAPQPHRNTNFFIDNILRPDFGCKKERDRAQTSGRENVNPLTRPSNASSLSADSDCSDSSSQPSKQSQPKQNEGNGTNSTKYAENTGSALMLMGANAEPISNSDGIKTATSATLMWPAWVYCTRYSDRPSSGPRTRKLKKKKSEKEDKRPRTAFTAEQLQRLKAEFQTNRYITEQRRQTLAQELNLNESQIKIWFQNKRAKIKKASGLKNGLALHLMAQGLYNHSTTTIQDEKEDSD